In Brienomyrus brachyistius isolate T26 chromosome 19, BBRACH_0.4, whole genome shotgun sequence, one DNA window encodes the following:
- the trib2 gene encoding tribbles homolog 2: MNIRRSNPINITRYGRTRHKSHDFDDLSSLRATESVQSFSPNLGSPTPPETPSTSHCISSIGKYLLLEPLEGDHIFRAAYIHSGEELICKVFDITRYQESLAAYFCLSAHENIDQIVEILLGESRAYVFFRKSHGDMHSFVRTCRRLQETEASRLFYQIASAVAHCHDNGLVLRDLKLRKFIFPSEDRNLIKLESLEDAYILQGEDDSLSDKHGCPAYVSPEILNTMGSYSGKAADVWSLGVMLYTILVGRYPFHDVEPSSLFSKIRRGQFSIPENLTPKARCLIRSILRRDPAERLTSREILDHPWFSSSIRSTVLGQGKHDKETSDQVVPDVSMEEDLDKFFI, from the exons ATGAACATACGGAGGTCAAACCCCATAAATATAACGCGTTATGGGAGAACGAGGCATAAATCTCACGACTTTGACGATTTGTCTTCTCTGAGGGCTACAGAATCGGTGCAAAGTTTCAGCCCCAATTTAGGATCCCCAACTCCTCCAGAGACACCCAGTACTTCTCACTGCATTTCTTCCATTGGAAAATACTTATTGTTGGAGCCGCTCGAGGGGGACCACATTTTTAGAGCTGCCTATATACACAGCGGAGAAGAGCTCATTTGTAAG GTGTTTGATATCACGCGCTATCAGGAGTCGCTGGCGGCCTACTTCTGCCTGTCCGCACACGAGAACATCGACCAGATCGTGGAGATCCTCTTGGGCGAGTCCCGGGCCTATGTGTTCTTCAGGAAGAGTCATGGGGACATGCACTCCTTCGTCCGTACGTGCCGAAGGCTGCAGGAGACCGAGGCTTCCCGACTCTTCTATCAGATAGCCTCAGCCGTTGCCCATTGCCATGACAACGGACTCGTGCTTCGAGACCTGAAGCTGAGGAAATTCATCTTCCCGAGTGAGGACAG GAATCTCATCAAACTGGAGAGCTTGGAGGACGCCTACATCTTGCAGGGAGAGGATGACTCGCTGTCAGATAAGCACGGCTGCCCGGCCTACGTCAGCCCGGAGATCCTCAACACCATGGGCAGCTACTCCGGCAAGGCGGCTGATGTGTGGAGTTTGGGAGTCATGCTCTATACCATCTTGGTGGGCCGCTACCCCTTCCATGATGTGGAGCCCAGCTCGCTCTTCAGCAAGATCCGGCGCGGGCAGTTCAGCATTCCGGAAAACCTCACACCCAAGGCCCGGTGCCTGATTCGGAGCATTCTGCGCAGggatcctgctgagaggctCACGTCCAGGGAAATCCTCGACCACCCTTGGTTCTCCTCCAGCATCCGTTCCACAGTCTTGGGACAAGGCAAGCATGACAAGGAGACGTCTGATCAGGTCGTCCCCGATGTCAGTATGGAGGAGGATTTGGACAAATTCTTTATCTGA